Sequence from the Leptotrichia trevisanii DSM 22070 genome:
CCGATTGAATCATAGTAAGTAGCCATTTCAGCGATTACCATTGAAGTTACCAACGCATCTTTATCTCTTGCGTGAGTTCCAATCAAATATCCATAACTTTCCTCAAATCCAAACAAGTAAGTTCCGTCCAATTCCTTATTTTCAAATTGTCTAATTTTTTCTCCGATATACTTGAATCCTGTCAACGTTTTCATAACTCCAACATTTTTTGAAGGTGCAACTACATCGATCATCGGCGTAGAAACAACTGTTGTTATAACTTTTGCATTTACAGGAATATCTTTCTTGTTGTTTAATAAATATTGCAGCAATAATAATCCAACTTGGTTTCCGTTTGGATAATACCATTCATTTTTGTCATCTTTTACAGCGATACCAATTCTATCAGCATCAGGATCGTTTGCCATAACTAATTTTGCTCCAATTTCATCAGCCTGTTTTGTTCCAAGAGCAAATGCGGCTTTTTCTTCAGGATTTGCATAAGTTACAGTTGGAAAGTTTCCATCTGGCTCAATTTGTTCCTTCACAACTTCATAGCTGTATCCAAAATCAGATAAAATTCGTTTCATTGGACGTCCACCAGTTCCATGAAGCGGAGTGTAAACTATTTTGAAATTTTCTTTTCCTGGAATATCTGTTTTTAAAGTCTGTGTTTTAATTGCATCTAAATAATCATCGTCAATTTTTCCATCCAATTGAATAATTAACCCTTTTTCTCTTCCTTCTGCTTCAGAAATGACTTTAATTTCTTCAAGAGTTTGAATTTTATTAACTTCAGCAACAATCGCAGGTGCATGAGGATCTACAACTTGAGCTCCGTCATCCCAGTAAACCTTGTATCCGTTGTATTCCACAGGGTTATGTGATGCAGTTACGACAATTCCAGCCATAGTCCCTTTGTATCTCACACCAAACGACAATTCAGGAGTAGAACGTAAATCTTCATAAATATAAGCCTTAATTCCATTGGCAGCCATAACTCTCGCTGTATTTAGTGCATATTCCCTTGAACCGATTCTGCAGTCATGAGCAATAATAATTCCTTTTTCCTTTGCCAATTTTTCGTCAAAACCTAACATATAATTTGCAAGCCCTTGTGTTGCCTTTCTAATTACGTATTTATTAATTCTGTTAGTTCCAATCCCACGAACACCTCTAATTCCACCAGTTCCAAAACTCAAATCCTTGAAAAATCTGTCTTCGATTTCCTTTTCATTTCCAGACAGACTTCTTAATTCTTCCTTGTCCTTTTCATCAACAGCTTCTGAATTTAACCAGTATTCATATTTTTTCATATATTCCATGGTACGCCTCCTAAAAATTTTATTTAAACAATTTTAATTTCTATTATTTTTGCATTTTATTTTCAAACTAAATATCTTCAAAAATTTTTCTACTCTATATTAATTTTACCATATTTATCTAATTTAACAAGTACCTAAATGAAAAAAATTACAATTTTTTTACTAAAATTAAAACTAGCACGAAAGACATTACAATAATATTCACAATAAATGGCAAAAAAGGGTTAAAATTTAACAAATGCCCAGAAAGCAACGAACCAATTGCAGTTCCAAGCGAGCCTACCGCCGAAGCCACTCCCAATATTTTCCCCTGATTTTCCCTATATCTCTGAGCAATAATCGTATTCCCGAGCGAACGCACAATTTCATAAGTCATCGTATAAACAGCCATCAGAATATACGGAGTTACACCTAATTTTACTCTGAAAAAAATTCCCGCCATCAATATTATCCCAACAAAAATCAAAAATTTATAAATACTTTTTTCCTTAAATTTTTTTAGCAATTTTCCTAATAAAAATGCAGTTCCAAAAAAAGCAAG
This genomic interval carries:
- a CDS encoding phospho-sugar mutase; this encodes MEYMKKYEYWLNSEAVDEKDKEELRSLSGNEKEIEDRFFKDLSFGTGGIRGVRGIGTNRINKYVIRKATQGLANYMLGFDEKLAKEKGIIIAHDCRIGSREYALNTARVMAANGIKAYIYEDLRSTPELSFGVRYKGTMAGIVVTASHNPVEYNGYKVYWDDGAQVVDPHAPAIVAEVNKIQTLEEIKVISEAEGREKGLIIQLDGKIDDDYLDAIKTQTLKTDIPGKENFKIVYTPLHGTGGRPMKRILSDFGYSYEVVKEQIEPDGNFPTVTYANPEEKAAFALGTKQADEIGAKLVMANDPDADRIGIAVKDDKNEWYYPNGNQVGLLLLQYLLNNKKDIPVNAKVITTVVSTPMIDVVAPSKNVGVMKTLTGFKYIGEKIRQFENKELDGTYLFGFEESYGYLIGTHARDKDALVTSMVIAEMATYYDSIGSSIYEELQKLYKEFGYYLEGIKSVTLKGKDGIEQMAALMANLRENVKDELLGKKIKIKRDFFSHKEYNLETGAETEIKLPKENVLQFVLEDNTYITARPSGTEPKIKFYFSVNADSNENVKAKLDKTMEEFSKFLGL